The region CTGGCGGCGCCGAGATGCTCGACCACGTCGACCCGCATGGCCGGCGCCGCCGTCGGGGCGAGGGCGAGGTCCTCGGCCCTGAGGCCGAGACGATAGGTCTCGCCGGTGCGCAGCCGGGCTCGCACCGGCTCGGGCAGGGGCAGCGCGGCGCCGAGCAGCCGCAGGCTGCCGTCCTCGTCCAGGGTGGCGTCGACCACCGACATCGGCGGGCTGCCGACGAAGGTGGCGACGAACAGGTTGGCCGGGCTGCGATAGATGGCGAGCGGCGTGTCGAACTGCTGCAGCACGCCGTGCCGGAACACGGCGATGCGGTCGCTCATCGTCATCGCCTCGGCCTGGTCGTGCGTGACGTAGACGGCCGTGGTGTCGAGCTCGGCGAACAGGCGCTTGAGCTCGACGCGGGTCTGGACCCGCAGCACCGCATCGAGGTTGGACAGGGGCTCGTCCAGGAGGAAGACATGCGGGTCGCGCACGAAGGCGCGGCCGAGCGCCACGCGCTGGCGCTGCCCGCCCGAGAGCTGCCTGGGGTAGCGGCCGAGCACGTCTTTCAGCTCCAGCCGCTCGGCGGCATCGGCGACGCGCCGACCGATCTCGCTCCGGTCGAGATTGCGCACCCGCAGGGCAAAGCCGATATTCTCGGCCACCGTCATGTGGGGATAGAGGGCATAGCCCTGGAACACCATGGCGAAGTTGCGCAGCCGCGGCGGCACCCTCGTGACGTCGCCGCCATCCATCAGGATGCGGCCGCGGCTCGGCGTCTCCAGGCCGGCGATCATGTTGAGGGTCGTGGTCTTGCCGCAGCCGGAGGGGCCGAGGAAGGAGACGAACTCCCGGTCGCGGATCTCCAGATCGAGGGCCTTGACCGCCGCCACCGAGCCGAAGGACTTCCAGACGTCTGCGAGCATCAGGCCTGCCATGGTCACCCCTTGACCGCGCCGGCGGTGAGGCCGCGCACGAGATAGCGTTGCGCCGCGAGCGCCAGCAGCATCACCGGCAGCACGATGATCGTGCCCATCGCCGACATCGGCCCCCAGGCCGTGCCCTTGTCGGTGATGAAGCCGGAGATCTCCACCGGCAGCGTCCTGGCGTTGAGCGGCCCGACGGCCGAGGCGAACAGGAATTCGTTCCAGGAGAAGAAGGCGGTGAGCAGCGCCGCCGTGGCGATGGCCGGCATGGTCAGCGGCAGGACGATGACGAAGAAGCGCCGCAGGAGCCCGCAGCCGTCCATCATGGCGGACTGCTCGATCTGGCGCGGGAAATCCTCGAAGAAGGCGAGCATCAGCCAGACCACCACCGGCAGCGTCATGCTGACATGGGCGATGACCACCGCGGCATAGGTGTCGCGCAGCCCGAGATCGCGCATCAGCACGAAATAGGGGATGGCGATGGTGATCTTGGGATAGAAGCGCACGATCAGGAAGGTCAGCCCGATCACGGTCGAAAGGCGGAAGGGCAGCCGCAGCCGCGCCAGAGCATAGGCGACGAGGCAGCCGGTCGAGACCGAGATCAGCGTGGTCGCCGTGGTGACCACGAGCGAGTTCAGGAGGATGTGGAGGGTGGTGCTGTCGGCGCTCAGCACGGCGGCATAGTAATCGAAGGTGAGCCGCGACGGCCACAGCCCCGCCTTGTCCGAGAGGAACTCGTCGGCCGGCCGGAGGCTGTTGCCGAACAGCACGAAGAACGGCGCCAGCGCCACTGCCAGGGCGAGGAGGATGCCGGCGGCGAGCGCCGCCGGGCGGATGAGGCCGCCGAGACGGCCGGGTGCGGCTTCGGCGGGACGAGGCGCGGCCGCCATCTCAGGCCTCCTTCTGCCAGCGCGCGATCCGCGCTCGCCAGGCCAGCAGGCCTGCGACCAGCAGCATGCAGCCGAGCAGCGTCGTCCAGGAGATCGCCGCGGCGTAGCTGATGTTGAAGTAGCGCAGGCCCTGCTGGTAGATCCAGAAGCTCAGCGTGTGGGTGGCGAAGCCCGGCCCGCCGAAGGTGGTGGTGAAGACCACGTCGAGCGTCAGCAGCGCGTCGAGCAGGCGGAACATCACCACCAGGAGGCCGACCGGCGCCAGCATCGGCAGGATCACCATGCGCAGGATCTGCCAGGGCGTGGCGCCGTCCACCTCCGCCGCCCGCAGCACCTCGGCCGGCAGCGAGGCGAGCGCCGCCGCGAAGATGACGAACACGAACGGCGTCCATTCCCACACGTCGATGATGACGATCGACACCATGGCCAGCGTCGGGTCGCCGAGCCAGTCGGGCGTCGGCAGCCCGAGGTCGCGCAGCACCTGGTTGACCGGTCCGACCCGGGCGCTCAGCATCATGCGCCAGATCGTGCCGACCGCGACCGGCGCGATCACCATCGGCAGGATCAGGATGGTGCGGGCGAGGCGCAGCGCCCGGCTCTCGCCGAGGGTGACATAGGCGAGCGTGAAGCCGAGGATCGTCTGGGCGGCGGTGCTCGCCAGGGCGAACCAGATCGTGCGCCAGACCGCCTGCGCCAGCACGCCGTCGCTGCCCATGCGGGTGTAGTTGGCGAGGCCGACGAAGCCGCCGGGCGTCATCGAGCGCGACAGCGTCCAGTCGACCAGGGAGATATAGAGCGAATAGGCGAGGGGATAGAACTGGGCGACGACGATGATCGTCACCGCCGGCGCCATGAAGGCGAGGAGGATGCCGCGCTCGCCGATCCCGCTTTCCAGCCGGTCGGCGAGGGCCCATATCGATCGCGACAGCTGCATGCGTTCCGTCCTCGCGCTGAATGGGCATTCGCAGATAGATACGCCGCGCTTTCCGCCGTCATGGCCGGGCTGGTCCCGGCCATCCACGCGAACGCGACGTCGGCCGGTGTTCCCCGCGAGATCGGATTCGATCTCGCCAGGGATGGCCGGATCAAGTCCCATAGGCGCTAAGATAAGGCCTGCCGGGAGGCAAATATCGCGCTGTGCGTGACGCGCCTTTGTAAGATTTGCGCGACGCCTGTGCCTTCCCTCCCCCTTGTGGGGAGGGATAAAGGGTGGGGGTCGTAGACATCGGTCTCGACATATCCTGATGGACCCCCACCCCTTACCCCTCCCCACAAGGGGGAGGGGATTGATCGACGTCGCGCCCAACTGGCCACCACCTTCTTATCTTAGCGCCTATGGGATCAAGTTCGGCCATGACGGGCCGCCTCACTTGTCCCCGGACGACGCCTTGCTGCAGAGCGTGTTCGACGAAAGCCAAATTTGGGTCGGCAGGCCCGCGCACCGGTTCCGCGCCCCGCGTCAGCGCGCGGCGACCGCGCCGACGCTCCTGGCGGTCTCCATCAGCGTCGGTGGCACCGGGAAATTGGCCCAGGCGGCGTTGATCGCGGCGACGCCGTCCTCCGGCGAGACGCGGCCATTGGCGATATCCTGCAGGGTGTTGTTGAGGAAATCCAACGCTTCGCCCGAAAGCACCGGATTCTGCGCCCGCGGCAGGTCGGCGAGCCTGGCGGGCCAGTCATGGGCATGGGCCGCCTTGAGCTCGGGGTCCTCGTAGAGCGCCTTCCAGGGCGAGCCGATGCCGAACCTCTCGTAGTTCTGCCTGGCGTTCTCCGGCCCGGCGAACGTCTTGATCCAGGCCCAGGC is a window of Labrys wisconsinensis DNA encoding:
- a CDS encoding ABC transporter ATP-binding protein — protein: MLADVWKSFGSVAAVKALDLEIRDREFVSFLGPSGCGKTTTLNMIAGLETPSRGRILMDGGDVTRVPPRLRNFAMVFQGYALYPHMTVAENIGFALRVRNLDRSEIGRRVADAAERLELKDVLGRYPRQLSGGQRQRVALGRAFVRDPHVFLLDEPLSNLDAVLRVQTRVELKRLFAELDTTAVYVTHDQAEAMTMSDRIAVFRHGVLQQFDTPLAIYRSPANLFVATFVGSPPMSVVDATLDEDGSLRLLGAALPLPEPVRARLRTGETYRLGLRAEDLALAPTAAPAMRVDVVEHLGAASIVHLSSPHGRLIAQSGPTEPARAGDVVGVRIDPAMLYLFERQGGTAVLTPGLATAR
- a CDS encoding carbohydrate ABC transporter permease — encoded protein: MAAAPRPAEAAPGRLGGLIRPAALAAGILLALAVALAPFFVLFGNSLRPADEFLSDKAGLWPSRLTFDYYAAVLSADSTTLHILLNSLVVTTATTLISVSTGCLVAYALARLRLPFRLSTVIGLTFLIVRFYPKITIAIPYFVLMRDLGLRDTYAAVVIAHVSMTLPVVVWLMLAFFEDFPRQIEQSAMMDGCGLLRRFFVIVLPLTMPAIATAALLTAFFSWNEFLFASAVGPLNARTLPVEISGFITDKGTAWGPMSAMGTIIVLPVMLLALAAQRYLVRGLTAGAVKG
- a CDS encoding carbohydrate ABC transporter permease, giving the protein MQLSRSIWALADRLESGIGERGILLAFMAPAVTIIVVAQFYPLAYSLYISLVDWTLSRSMTPGGFVGLANYTRMGSDGVLAQAVWRTIWFALASTAAQTILGFTLAYVTLGESRALRLARTILILPMVIAPVAVGTIWRMMLSARVGPVNQVLRDLGLPTPDWLGDPTLAMVSIVIIDVWEWTPFVFVIFAAALASLPAEVLRAAEVDGATPWQILRMVILPMLAPVGLLVVMFRLLDALLTLDVVFTTTFGGPGFATHTLSFWIYQQGLRYFNISYAAAISWTTLLGCMLLVAGLLAWRARIARWQKEA